A region of the Candidatus Uhrbacteria bacterium genome:
AAACGACGCTCGCCAAACTATTGATGGCGGAGGAGCAGCCGACGAAGGGTCGTATCGAGATCGGTGGTTGGGATATTACCCGTATCAAAGCACGGGAGATTCCGGAGCTGCGTCGGCAGATCGGCGTGATTTTTCAGGATTATAAATTATTACCAAAAAAGACGGTGTACGAAAATGTTTCATTTGCACTGGAGGTTGCGGGAGTTAAGAGCAGAGTGATTCACGATATTGTTCCGCAGGTTTTGAATATTGTGGGTTTGGATGAAAAGTTTAATCGATTTCCGCGGCAATTATCGGGAGGCGAGCAGCAGCGCGTGGTTATCGCGAGAGCATTGGTGCATCGACCCAAAGTATTGCTAGCCGATGAGCCCACGGGAAACCTTGATACATTGAATACGCAGGACATTATGGACTTGCTCGTGAAGATTAATGCTTTTGGAACCACGGTGGTGCTCGTGACGCATAATCGCGAAGTGGTGAATGCGCTGCGTCGGCGAGTGATAACATTGAAGGACGGGAAGGTTGTATCGGATCAGAAGCACGGTAAATACATGTTGACCGTATGACGATGGCTTGGAGAATCTTTGTCGCGAGTTGGAAGCACTTTGCACGCAATCTCTGGATTGGTATTGCAACGGTGTTTGTTTTCACGATCGCTCTGCTCTCGGTGAATGTTCTTCTTGGCGTGAACGCGGTTATTGAGGAAGTGGTGACTTTGTTGGAACAGAAGGTCGACGTTACCGTTACGTTTAATTCTGATGCGCCGGAAGCTTTGTTGTCGCAGGCTCGTTTTTATGTGGTTTCCTTGCCGCAAACAGCTGAAGCGAGGCTGATCACTCCGGCGGAGGCGTTGGAAGCATTCAAGGATCGTAATAAAAATAATCCGAAAATTCTTGAAGCGTTGAATGAATTGGCGGCGAATCCGCTGGGGGCGCAGCTGGTGATCAAAGCAAAGCATCCGGAGGATTATCCTTTTTTGCTCGAGGCAATCCGTAATCCGCAGTACGCTCCATTTATTAGAAGCTCGTCATTTGACGATCATCGAGAAGCGATTGCCAAGATTCAGGACGCGGGAGCACAGATTCGTTTGTTTGCCTCAGCGCTCGTAGCGATCTTTGCTTTCTTTGGCTTACTCGCTGCTTTCAACGCCATTCGTGTGGCGATTTATACGCAGCGTGAAGAGATCGCAATTATGCGTTTGGTTGGAGCGAGCGCATCTTATATCAAGCTGCCATTTGTACTCGAGGGAATTTGGATGGCGTTACTCTCGGCATTTTTAACGGCGGTTGGCGTATGGTCGGTTGTTAAGCTGCTTGAGCCGCGATTGCTGACGGTATTTGATGGCCGCGATCCTGGGCTTTCTGCTTTCTTCATTCACAATGGATTCCAGCTCGTTGCATTCCAGTTGGGTGGTTTGCTTGTTTTGTCGGCGCTCGTGTCATGGATGGCGGTAGGGCGGTATATTCGCCGTTAATATGGTGACACTGCTCTTTGATCGACAAGCGGCATATCTTGGAGAATTGGTGACCAAGGAAGGTGCTTTGCGTCATTTTGTTTTAACGCAGGCTGGCGAGAAGGCTGTTGGCGGTCATGTTTTACAGTGGCAGACGCGCGGAGTCCCTTTTTACAAAGGAATCGCCAAACACGGCGATGATGGTTCATGTGAATTTATTACGTATCGGGAATATGTCGCTTCACGCGATGCGGCTTTCTTGAAGGCTGTGCATCGTTGGATTGCGACGCATGGTTTTCATGCGTACGACATCGACGACTCGATTTTACCAATGTGGGAACGTTTGCTCAGACTTCCGCTTGAGCCGGCTTAGCGTTTTCGTTTTTTGCTCGCGATGCTGAGAACGCCGGTTTCACGTCTGACCGCTTGGCAGGAATTGCTTGAGACCGCGGAACGCGCTTCACATGTTGAGCGTGCTAAAACGCAAGAGACGTTGGCTAAATTGAAAACGGCTGTTTCAAAGCATTTGCTGCATGCGTTTGAACAGGAAAAAACCAAGGTATGAAGGAGAGATTTTTAGAAGCGCCAAAACAGGCGCCCATGTTCTTGGATGAGAGTCTCTATTCTTTGCACGTGGAGGAGGCGCGACATGAAGGCGCCAAACGTGAACGTAAAGGGGTTTTGATGGCGATGAAGCGGTTTTTGGATACGCCAAAAGGCAAGCAGTTAGGAATGGTGATTTTGGGAGCAGGAATGTCCGCGAATGGCGTTTTAGGATACGAGTATTTCACGAGAAGCCGTGCAGCCGTTGATTCTTTTGAAGAAGCGCCGCTTTCTCCGGATTCATTTGCGGGCGATAGACCGTTGGAGGAAGTTCGTGGGGATTTGAATACGTGGATCGGAGCCGAGCGCGTGGCTGAGATGATTCCAATGGAGCGTAGCGATCGTGAGCGTGCGGCTCGCGAACGACGTCGAGAGGAGATTCGGCATGAACCGGTGGCTACTGTTGAGGGATTTGCCGAGCTTGGCGTTTCTCATGAATCGATCACGAATTATTTGGAAGAGGGCTTTCCTCGTTTCATGACGGCAGAGGGAAATGTCGACTCGATTCGATTTACTCCAGAGCATCGCGCGGTTCGTGAGGATTATCATTTGAGTGCAGGCCGGGAGACAGCTGGTTCTTGCTCGATCGCGGCTGGTGCTGATGAATCTCAGATCACGATATTTGGCGCCATGCTTGATGATCGGGGGCATTTGCGCGTTCAAGAGACTTTCCGTCAGGTGCTGACACATGAGCTTGCGCATTCCATTGATTGGACGAATTTGGAGGCGCTTGATCCTGCAACCCGTCTGCGCATGCTTCATCAGATGGCATCGCATGTACGTAATCCGGAGACGCGTTTGTTTTTCTCGTATGTAGAAGAAATCCAGAATGATGATGCGCGTACGCAGCTGGTTAATCGGATTATCGAGTATTACGCCGAGTTTACGCAGGCGGTGTTTGAGAATGCCCCAACCAGCGATATGGATAGCGCGGAGTGGGAAGTGACGACGGTATCTAAGCTTGTCGAAGAATATGCGCGCCGGCCTGAGATGTCGGAAAAGGAAACGGCTCGACTCAATCGCGCCGTGCTTGATGATGTGCGGCTTGTGCGTGAAGTTATCCAGGTGTATGAGCCGGATTTTGATTGGCGTGCGGCTTCAGCAGCGAGACGCGATATCGTGATGGAGATGTCGCGTGAAATGCAGAATGAGCAGATTCGTATGCGGATTACTGGAGTGCCGCTGGAAAGCGCAAGACATCTTTTGGAGGATGCGATGGAGCGCTCAATGGAAGCGTCGTCCGCATCGTCTCTTGAAGATGTGGCTTGGAGAGCGGGAACCGGTGATACGTATTTTACGAGCGCCTATGATCGCGGCTTGATGAGCACGGCGGCCTATGAGCGCGGACGGGAATTGGAACGCGAGATCGATATGGCGCAACGAGCTGCTATTCGGGAAATTGAATCCGGATTATCGGTTGTCGATGCGCCAGCGTATCGGTATCTCATTGCTATTTTGGAAACGCTCGAGAGCTTTGATCCGACGGCGGATTACTCGGATGATCGCCATATTTTGGATGCGCAGATTCAGGATTACGTTTCCTCATTGAAAATGGCGAGTCCTGAACATGTCG
Encoded here:
- the ftsE gene encoding cell division ATP-binding protein FtsE, with translation MIVLEGVSKAYGSDSIGLDDVSLHIPAGEFVSIVGQSGAGKTTLAKLLMAEEQPTKGRIEIGGWDITRIKAREIPELRRQIGVIFQDYKLLPKKTVYENVSFALEVAGVKSRVIHDIVPQVLNIVGLDEKFNRFPRQLSGGEQQRVVIARALVHRPKVLLADEPTGNLDTLNTQDIMDLLVKINAFGTTVVLVTHNREVVNALRRRVITLKDGKVVSDQKHGKYMLTV